taaaaacagttaataattttaacctaaaaatggtgtctatttccataaagtacaccagcaattttcacctaactgacacaggaaaaaacagcaaaactacctaattgaaacttgaataaagaccgcatggcatatgaaaaatgaaaaatgccaagaaaatggtcaaatcaattaaatcgtaaatcaataatcaaatgactaatcaaccaatgaaattaaaaatagtggctgaaataataccaaaagttctactcactactttgaacacattcctctcgggcaataaaatttcaaacttgatagaggggaacgggaacacaacttatgttaatggacacgccatgAATGATTAAACCaaacagtttgaacatgacttcctagctaaatgtgcacatcgtcaaataaaggctagaaaaaaaagggggacagttcttggccaaggttgagcaccgttaatttgaactcacgctcttgagggttgattgtagtcgttgaagtggaagcatcttgtaaactgttaacaacacggtgcatcttcaattctgcacagtcgtgttttatctTCGTATGTCTATCTGCTAAATAATGGTTCAAAGTATTgcatactgttggtcagtaactggttgaccaacaggtagttgtaCCGACGTCTATGTTAACGACGTcacagatgaagaggctatatctacgtccgtcttccacgcttcctcgtttttaagtgggccgctcacacgcttcttccTCCCGTCGGTGAGCTGGTTCGAACAGGTagagttcttcttcttcaaattttcatgagtacgtggttcggtgaagggtgctttttataaatacaaggatcattcttgaaactccaggggaaagtaattataaagaaatcctacagtctggcttataaaaattaatatatatgcaaaaaaattaagtggcatttagtgatgttcaataacacagaaaacaatcctagctaaacagacttataaataggtactgagatgtaaatagcaataagctaagatcagtGAGTTACtcaaattaaagagttacttaaatacaaaccaattgtggttaaacatccaaagcttcaagagcatttggaacggaacgcaaccaagtgctgttttcttaaaaattgtcgacggacggttgcatcgtcaagcaatgtactgtgaggtcacgaaatgagataaaatcatctacagaggaatgaggtgatgaaaggtaaagcattacaggggaatgatggacgtgttagcagcaatgaatatttaagggtataataatgaaggttacaaaggaaaaaagaaaaaaaagagatgcgtaaaacccagaaaataacaaacaaaaaataaaaaatggaataacggggttgactaaaataaagcgtggaaagaatttccacaatatatactgtatatatatatatatatatatatatatatatatatatatataggctacatatgaatatatacaaatatttagggagcatatatgtattcatatgcatatatacaaaaataaatatatatatatatatatatatatatatatacatcaataaataatAACATTCAGATGTATATTTATTCAATGAAACATATCAAAGTAGAAGCTAGGTAAATCTCAAAGAGGTATGCACATATTTTACGATAAACAGTGTGTGTGACATTTATTTGCATTGAATACCATTCTAGCCACGCTCATCTCTACCGTGGGGAAGATGGCTGCAGTCTTCACGTATGTGCTACCTTTGGCAAATATGTGTCTCACGGCATCTATTGTAGGATATCTATGCGAATCTCCcatatgattataaaatatatCCATGTAAAAGATACATCAGTCAATCATTCAGGCGACAATATATCGATGTACACATATGCTATATCCATAGATACATGCATTATTATTTGTATCCTTCCCAGATGTCAAGAATTTTAGCAGCCATACTACTGACCAGTATGCTCTGCGCAGTATGCTGGGCTCGAAGAGCGGATGTATCATTAATACCATGTGACCCAGAAGTCTCCAAGCAGTGCCCAGCTCAAGATCCACCAACGCCTGTATATCTCGCTGACCCTTCAGACTGCTCGAAATTCTGTGAATGCTCAGGGGGAACTGCCTATTCTGAAAGTTGTCAGCCTCAGACGCTGTGGGACGACGGTCTTAATATCTGCAACTGGGCTTCCATGGTAAGACAGGGAAATTGTATAGTTGTCAATTAACACGGAATAGTAATGCTTTAATTACTTAAGCatatatacgacaaacagatcttgtaggcccTGTTGTACGTATTAGTACGTATAAGTTTCCTTGtctgataggaccaggaaaatagCACTTTAAGCAAAGAAGTAATCTGGTTAATACCGTTATGAATTCCATTTACTTCACTGCAGATTGGATGAATAATGATGTGACATAAAATCATAAAGGACCTTCTTGGCAGGAAGGTAACTGTTATAACTCTACAGGTGACCTTTATTCGGGATAGCCTATAATTCCCTAAGCTTGTCTGCGAAACATCAAATACTAGCAGAGTTTCCTTGTGTGATAGGAAGACGAAAATATCCCttaaagtaaaaaaagtaaaattctCCTTAGATTATGAACTGAGTGATAGTGGGGAGGCCTCTTGGGGAGGATCAGAACTGAGTGTTATGTTGGTGGAGAGAAGTGGATGTGTTGCTACTATTATTCCTCCAAGAGTCCAAGATTGCTACAAGAGAGGGAGGTTAGGTGGCAGAAACTGAGAGCCCATCATTATCATAGTCCTCCGTTGAGTCAAAGTCGCAGTAGATGTATCAGTACAGTATTTCATGATGCAATGCCATATATTAGTCTTGATCTATACAGTTCAATTATCTAGTTAATAATGAAAGGCACTGGATGTTTAAAACTATTCATACAAAGGGACAAGAGGTGAGGAAAGATATGCTTCACGGTTCTTGTTGTTCAGTTAGTAATTTGAATAACACATTGATTACGTTGTAAAATCACAAGTCTTACCAGCTCAGCGTATTAAAGTGAATCAAATGAAACTAAGTAGAGTATCATGTTATTTTAGCAATTATTCTGACGGTATGTAGgctatgtacacatgtatatgtacaatatatacagcaACAAGAAATGCAACATTTTCTAGTGCACTAcattacaaaggcctcagacatgctttGAGTCAAGTCTTAGATTTCctctttttcatcaccacgctggccactgtggattggtgatggtgggactttttagtctgatcgctcccagaaaaccaacctaatatgggtggccctgactgatacagctttgcagatcatgggtatacacaaaccctttcataacattaaggtatccccactcagaaagggatacaatatatatatatatatatatatatatatatatatatatatatatatatatatatatatatatatacatatatatatatatatatatatatatatatatatatatacaggatctttaaaatttgcatttaatgaaagactgaaaaaagcagatcaaacaatggctaagttgaggaaaatttataaaataaaatctactgaaattatatttaaaaaatgaggctatatatcagtttagagaggtcggtgttactgtatgaacatgagtcgtggcacGATAATGctacgatatccaacagattttgtagatttgagaacaaagccctcaggagagtattgggagttcaatggcaggacaggattagaaatgaaaatatatggaagattactcgagtgccatatttggatgagatcatggtgaggggtatatggagatggcttggatatgctcttcgcactcccaatgagagattagttcaccaaactttcaacttggctctacaaggcactagaagagttggaagacccaggcctacatggctgagaactatgaagtgtaaagtggggaagtattgatttaaaagctcaagatagagacggcttgcGTTAATAGacatagaagatgatgatgatgatgacatatatatatatatatatatatatatatatatatatatataggctatatatatatatatatatatatatatatatatatatatatataggctacagtatatatatatatatatatatatatatataatattcagaatACTTATGCAGACCTGTCCGTTATAATGATTAATCATGTGAAAACTTGGTGATCAGTTTACACTCCAGTGTTAGGAGCattcccaagccatctccatctacccctcgccttGATATCcgaatatggcactcgagtaatctctctcatactttcatttctaatcctctcctgccattcaactcccaatactcttctgagggctttgatctcaaatctacaaagtatGCTCGATATTGTTGCATTATCgtgccacgactcatgttcatacactaacttacagaaaaagaaaaaaaaaaaaaaaaaaaaaaaaaaacatgagatcaAAGTAAAAACTTATAACTTTTCTCCTGACAGGTGGATTGCGGTGATCGACCAATTCCACCCATGTAAACACTACCATCTGAGACTCCATTATTATGAAGACGAAAATCGAGAGAATATAAAACAACCAGGACCTTTTCTACGGACCTCAAAACCGTTGTCTTTTACCCAAAATCCTTTATACTTTCAGTCTGACGACCTTCacttcccactctcactcactgTCACTTTCTTAATAATAATGCAGAGGTTTGTTACAGATTTTACACACGCTTGTAGTGTTAAAGTAGAAGTTTATGGGTGGTTCATTCAAGGTAAACTTCCCTCTAACATCATGAGATTTCTCAAAGAATtctctaatattttttcttttgtggtttaaaatgaatattatcaataaaactACAACAATTTATTATCCATTACCACTAGATGTGAATTTTTTTAGCCCATTAATTAAGAGTTAACATACAAAGCCTAGAGTTAATATACAGATAGACAGACTCCTCTTTGGACTTATAGGCCTACATTTAATAGTCAGTCAATTGTTCAATAGGCCTACAGCTATCAAGTTACACATGATTGATACATCATTGAGAAATCATGTGTGAAAAATATTATAAAGCATGTATTCATTTAGTAAGTGACTAAGTTATAAGGAAGAACCACATGGTATCACGGAGAGAATTCACAAATTGCAGGCCAGCCCTAGACCTAGGCCTACTCATAAAAGTATAACAACAGCATTTAAATACAAAATCAATCagatcaaatctatatatatatatatatatatatatatatatatatatatatatatatatatataacggattttgagcgaagcgaaaaatctatttttgggtgagatagccatgacgtcctgatggaaggttccttcagtagcttcctagggtatatttaactacagtggatattcccagagaattaaactaaaggttatcacagaattctaacttctggtgcgagtaccctaaaggtttccctctaggatatcgtatatcaacaggggacgcatgtattaacatgccacatagctatctacaccccatatagagttaacacttcgatatggaaaggtggctgagtaactgaggagccgttccacagttacactcatccgtggctgcttttggtactcgagacgtaaacaaacgggcgccattgctaaatgacgtcacgtccgtcctcatcctgagctcagcttctgctaatctccatgatacagcaggtcagggaggggcctgaaaggctgaactagaatagacgggagggtccatcaggacgtcatggctatctcacccaaaaatagatttgggctcaagccatgacgtcctgatggaagtgtaccagagaattaatgtatcgtggaatttttccccttttttaatccaagtgccaagggcttcgaacagtattatagaaaaTTTCCTTACTAGAGATTCTaagatgaactagcttcctgcccccctggcagggaagtcctggtggacaataggaacatctcgaagcgatcattgaagagctactcaccctgcggagagttcacgctcgactcggagacaagactaaggttaatattcgggtaggaatattatcaagcataggtaagtaaataacatttactactccccctggaggagagatcgatctggtctcggagacaggacaaaggttaatattcgaataggaatatcatcaaggcatgagtgagcatataacataattacttatattattcttctcgtTTTTCAGggaaaaaaggggtaaatgaaactataacaatcgtatacttcttgataaagaataggagcggagagagacgcacatggaataaaatagacattttatttctaagattgcagatcattatggtagtaattacaataatgaatatagagtttatttacaataataaaagaataatgtacatagaaaataaagactttaatcttgattctgaaaagaaaatttactttttagaaacacaagttccagaggaacgtcactctttttaaaaaaaaaacacatcatgccctagggtatgtggcactcatgtaaagtctatgacatttcaccttggtaagaacagtctattagagacactaagtgtccattaaatcactatgtatcacaagagggtcaacacaggcacccgtagagttaaagtcccaagtaactcactgttctatgcagagttaaacagcaggttctTCCAGGAGGGGGaatgactgttggaagaattgcaggaaggctgggggtggttgagtccagctccagcccagtcccttcttgacgatgctgagtgcccagggatcgaaggtccaacgatcctggaattggcggagtcttcctcccaccggaagcacatcattgcttctggtgtcccgagggtttgccaccttggccgctagctccccttcctcctctgcctctggagggacggcgagaagaatctctgcaggagcctctgcctgagcccctacctctgggacgaaaggtagtcgagtgttgctcgtatgcaggggtgaagaccggcgactgcgacaccaccggttgggggaccaattgaaaggtctgttgcggctgcgtagccacttggggagtagcgggacccggaaactgtcgtctctgttgacgttgctggggtttgggctttgaagctttcctcttaggctgagggccatcatcctgagaggacttccttggttacagtcgccaggtgcgacttagctaggaccatataaaagtccgggactctataatccccggccatgagttcaagATGTACCTGATGGGACAACgacgcggcgagtctctccttcgtatcctgttccctacgaaggaggtgatcgttcagccttgggaggtcctcattgaattgacgaccggctacatcaggctccagtttccctaccgtgaaggtcgactggatgtctttccagtgcctatcatcggggggaagagtaatggagaagggtctgcactcctccagtgcagggcaaggtttcccttcctccactgcctttatgaccgctgtgaaggccttttcgatgaaggggaaggtcgcagaatttggcgcaacgaaggttggatgcttcttgctaagcgccggcatcttggagttagtgaaacccctactcttcaccgcctgagctaacatagcttgggccttcgcgagatcgaacacaacaacttcttttggttcggtctcctcctttgaggctggttcggatctgagccggacgtaacagtccggataagcctcgaaatttgggaagaactccacttcttccagcaagatagagccaaccctttcactgatgtaaatcttgccggtcgtaattggcatatgctcggcgtatctccatgggttagcttccgagcaggtggggaggtccttaaccgaaatccttttcggttgtttgaagctgacaagagtcgtccggaattgttcctgagtttcttgtagcttcttttccatgagggcttcaagcatcttgaagacctcttgagtggccgatggaagagggtccggggtggcagaagtcgaaggaacaggttcctcggacggtgcaggagttgctgggggagcaggagcgacctcggtctccgaatcagggtattccacctgatcttcctcatagtcgagttcctcgcccatgaggttcttctccgtctcttccgacacttccgacatacgttccacgttgtcggaatcaagatggcactcacgcatggactgtgccatgactacatcaggttccaccacgatctggacggtggggatctgatcaagggggaccactgaatcttttgatgcttttgggaaaagcaaggccctcaagtctttgtTGGGAAGATACagtccaatggcgttcttctggaagccacgcacccatttgcgtagcttctccctagcaatgtcccttgcctccgcagaaggaggatcgtcgaacgcttcgacaagaagacttttgcagactgtacagctctgcgggtcccaatacttcaagtcgcctttcttggcggcgcagggggcatgggtccggcacgccttgtgcccgtagaagtccgggcgct
The window above is part of the Palaemon carinicauda isolate YSFRI2023 chromosome 11, ASM3689809v2, whole genome shotgun sequence genome. Proteins encoded here:
- the LOC137650055 gene encoding peritrophin-1-like isoform X2, with amino-acid sequence MTSNMSRILAAILLTSMLCAVCWARRADVSLIPCDPEVSKQCPAQDPPTPVYLADPSDCSKFCECSGGTAYSESCQPQTLWDDGLNICNWASMVDCGDRPIPPM
- the LOC137650055 gene encoding uncharacterized protein isoform X1 — protein: MTSNVSKQDGCCKWDVLLPDNLGSNSPKKIMKIYFVHPEMSRILAAILLTSMLCAVCWARRADVSLIPCDPEVSKQCPAQDPPTPVYLADPSDCSKFCECSGGTAYSESCQPQTLWDDGLNICNWASMVDCGDRPIPPM